The DNA segment CTGAGCACCGCCAGTCAGGATGCCCGCTATCAGTTTATCAGAAAAGGTTATTACTGCCTCGATAAGGATTCTACAACAGCACACCTGGTGTTCAACCGTACGGTATCCTTAAAAGATGCCTGGGCAAAAGGAAACAAATAAAAAAAGCGCCTTAAAGGCGCTTTTTTTATTTACATGTATTTTTTATATACGTTAAACAGGATCAGCTTATCTGCCGGCGTAAGCACCTGGCTAATGTCTGTCTGCACAAAGTGGATCTTAAACGCTTCAATTGCAGCATTCAGGTTTTTTACATTATAACCTATAATCCTCAATGCAGCTACCGCATCAAAATCGTCAGGCGGCATCACCAGCACATCATCATACCAAAAGCCAAAACCTTCTGCCGCCATTCTTTTCCATGGAAAATTCCTCGGGTCGTTTTTACGTCCCGGCGCAATATCCGCATGGCCTATAAAATTTGCCGTAGGGATGCCGTATCTCTTTTTTAATGCCCGAAGTACCGTGATCAAACTTTTTATCTGTACTTCCGAATAAGGTTCTTTTCCATTATTGTCTATCTCTATCCCAATAGACGAAGAATTGAGGTCCATTTCATTTCCCCACCTGGACACACCCGCATGGTTTGCCCTCAAGTAATCGTTTACCATCTGAAATACTTTTCCATCACGGCCAATTACATAATGAGAGCTTACCTGTGTCCGTGTAATGGTAAAGGTCTTTAAAGTTTGGGCCGAAGAATCCTGTGCGGTATGGTGCAGCACTACAAAATTTGGTTTACGGATGCCAAAA comes from the Pedobacter heparinus DSM 2366 genome and includes:
- a CDS encoding N-acetylmuramoyl-L-alanine amidase, yielding MIQLHFKRHYLYFIPLFLLTACSTNKYAATNKVYKKQAAGFAETIKAAPPLNQGIDSLPANPLSWVGSVNFGIRKPNFVVLHHTAQDSSAQTLKTFTITRTQVSSHYVIGRDGKVFQMVNDYLRANHAGVSRWGNEMDLNSSSIGIEIDNNGKEPYSEVQIKSLITVLRALKKRYGIPTANFIGHADIAPGRKNDPRNFPWKRMAAEGFGFWYDDVLVMPPDDFDAVAALRIIGYNVKNLNAAIEAFKIHFVQTDISQVLTPADKLILFNVYKKYM